The following coding sequences lie in one Nerophis lumbriciformis linkage group LG02, RoL_Nlum_v2.1, whole genome shotgun sequence genomic window:
- the LOC140679817 gene encoding general transcription factor II-I repeat domain-containing protein 2-like, with product MLNEKGIDLKKVVSIATDGAPAMLGREKGLVPRLREHHPGLISYHCIIHQSVLCASLGEVYSEIMTTMMKLINFLRASSALQHRLLRTFLTEVDAAFDDLVVHNSVRWLSKGRVLERFWAIREELQVFLSQQNSAKAKQFLEFLQNAGKMEAVAFLADITSHLNDLSLKLQGKKNTVCELMSEVRSFQRKLDVFKSDIQEELLHFPKLLELTKGEGDHQCHLEFLEKLIANFKTRFDGFILGKQVLLFIENPFLIRNVSAFSAEAKQVFPWARAASLQTELIDLQESVALKEAQCDAITFWSKLVIPSKFPLLHKMACHILTMFGSTYSCESAFSTMNIVKNKYRSRLTNEHLDQCLRLAITPFVPKFKVLASTPRAQFSH from the exons atgctgaatgaaaaagggatagatctgaagaaagTTGTGTCCATTGCTACTGATGGAGCTCCAGCCATGTTGGGGAGAGAGAAGGGACTGGTTCCGCGTCTGAGAGAACACCACCCTGGCCTGATATCTTATCACTGCATAATCCACCAGTCTGTACTTTGTGCAAGTCTTGGAGAAGTGTACTCTGAAATCATGACAACAATGATGAAGCTCATAAACTTCTTGAGAGCATCATCTGCACTGCAGCACCGCTTGCTGCGCACATTCCTAACAGAGGTAGATGCTGCTTTTGATGATTTGGTCGTGCACAACAGCGTCAGATGGCTGAGCAAAGGCAGGGTCCTGGAGCGTTTTTGGGCCATTAGAGAAGAGCTGCAAGTGTTTCTGTCCCAGCAAAATAGCGCAAAAGCAAAacagttcctggaatttctgcaAAATGCTGGGAAAATGGAAGCTGTGGCATTTTTGGCTGATATAACTTCCCATCTCAATGACCTAAGTCTCaagctacaggggaagaagaACACAGTGTGTGAGCTGATGTCAGAAGTCCGTTCCTTCCAGAGGAAGCTGGATGTTTTCAAAAGTGACATACAG GAGGAACTGCTCCACTTCCCCAAACTTCTGGAACTGACCAAAGGAGAGGGAGATCATCAGTGCCATTTGGAATTCTTGGAAAAACTCATTGCAAATTTCAAGACTCGCTTTGATGGCTTCATTTTGGGAAAACAAGTCCTGCTGTTCATTGAAAACCCATTCCTGATCAGAAATGTGAGTGCGTTCTCTGCAGAAGCAAAACAAGTCTTCCCATGGGCCAGAGCTGCTTCACTGCAGACTGAGCTCATTGACCTCCAAGAAAGTGTCGCACTGAAAGAGGCTCAGTGTGACGCCATCACCTTCTGGTCAAAGCTGGTCATTCCTTCCAAGTTTCCTCTGCTGCATAAGATGGCCTGTCACATCCTCACAATGTTTGGCTCAACATACAGCTGTGAGTCTGCCTTCTCTACAATGAACATTGTGAAGAACAAGTACCGCAGCAGACTGACCAATGAACACCTGGATCAGTGTCTCCGCCTGGCCATCACACCTTTTGTGCCAAAGTTCAAAGTCTTGGCTTCAACCCCAAGAGCCCAATTCTCCCATTGA